The window AGCCTCGGTCCCGGCCCACCAATCCTCTCCAGCGGGCTTCAATGCCCTCTGAGAGGCGGTTTCCGGCCCCAGGACCCGTTTCTCGCGTAGCATTGTGGAGTTTCGAAGCACCGGACTTCTGGCCCCGGCACGGGTCCTCGAGTCGCTCGGGCGCGACGGGTCCGGCGGTGCGACTTGTATCGCACCCTCGGTTGCCTTTATAAGAACGACTCGACTGAACGCGAGTCTACTCTGAGGAGACACCCATGAAGGCCTTGATTACCCGAGATCTCAATCAGTACAGCGTCGAAGAGGTTACGATCGACCCGCCCAAAGCTGGCGAAGTCCGGATCAAGATGGGGGCCACCGGTGTCTGCCATTCCGATCTCTCGGTGATCAACGGAACCCTGCCTCTGCCGCGGCCGATCGTGCTGGGCCACGAGGGCGCGGGTGTGGTCGCGGAACTGGGCGAAGGCGTGAGCAACGTCGAAGTCGGCGACCACGTCGTACTCAGTTTCATTCCCCTGTGCGGAACCTGCTTCTACTGCCAGCGCGACCAGCCGTTCCTGTGCGCAGCAGGTGCGCCGACCGGTCGCATGCTCGACGGAACCGCGCGCGTTCACAAGGGCGATGAGGACCTGGCCGTAATGCAGTTCCTCGGCTGTATGGCCGAGGAAGCGATCGTGCCGGCGACGGCCGTCGTCAAGATCGACAAGAACGTTCCCTTCGACAAGGCTGCACTCGTCGGCTGTGGTGTGATGACGGGTGTGGGGGCTGCAATCAACACCGCGAAGGTCACACCGGGTTCGACCGTCGCCGTGTTCGGCTGCGGAGGAATCGGCCTGTCGATCATCCAGGGTGCGCGACTCGCGGGTGCCCGTAAGATCATTGCCGTCGATCTGGCCGACAATAAGCTGGAGATGGCGCGCAAGTTCGGTGCGACCGACACCGTCAATGGCACGGGTGACGCTCTTGGGGCGATCCGCGAGATGACCGACGGCATCGGTGTGGACTTCGCATTCGAGGCGGTGGGTGTTCCGCAACTGATGGTCCAGACCAATGAGGCGGCGCGGCGTG is drawn from bacterium and contains these coding sequences:
- a CDS encoding Zn-dependent alcohol dehydrogenase — translated: MKALITRDLNQYSVEEVTIDPPKAGEVRIKMGATGVCHSDLSVINGTLPLPRPIVLGHEGAGVVAELGEGVSNVEVGDHVVLSFIPLCGTCFYCQRDQPFLCAAGAPTGRMLDGTARVHKGDEDLAVMQFLGCMAEEAIVPATAVVKIDKNVPFDKAALVGCGVMTGVGAAINTAKVTPGSTVAVFGCGGIGLSIIQGARLAGARKIIAVDLADNKLEMARKFGATDTVNGTGDALGAIREMTDGIGVDFAFEAVGVPQLMVQTNEAARRGGTAVIVGVGKLTDQVPFNALMLSMSGKTVKGSMYGDAHPHRDFPMLLDLYKNGKLNLDDMVTNTYSIDEGPQAFEDMEKGVNARGVIVY